cttgagacatgagcaactttacgccaaattctccaagtgtgaattttggttgaaggaagtccaatttctgggtcatgttgtgagtgaccagggtatcaaagttgatcccgccaagattgaagctatcagcaagtgggaaacccccgctactccgacgcacattcgccaatttttaggtctcgtcggttactaccgaagatttattgaaggtttctctctgattgcatgtcctttgactgcgctgactcacaaagggaagaagttcatttgggaacccgcacacgaatcagcttttcaaaccttgaagaaaaagttaaccaccgcacctatcttatctcttcctgaaggcagtgatgactttgttgtttattgtgatgcatcgaaaagtggttttggttgtgtactgatgcaaagatcaaaggttatcgcctatgcttcccgtcaattgaagattcacgaggggaactacactactcacgatcttgaacttggagccgttgtctttgcgctcaaattgtggagacactatctttatggaactaagagtactatcttcctcgatcacaaaagtctccaacacatcttcaatcagaaacaactgaacatgcgacagcgatgatggatcgagacattgaatgactaagattgtgaacttcgttatcatcctggcaaggtcaatgttgtagctgacgctttaagccgaaaggagaggacggcacctcttcgtgttagggctctgaacatcaccatctattcaaatctcaacagccagatccgagtagcccaagatgaggctctcaaggaggagaatatatctcatgaacatttgaacattcttgtctctcgattcgaggttagggagtctggactccaatGTTaatccggaagaatttgggtaccttgttatggagatctacggaaccttatacttgatgaagcgcacaagttgagatattcgattcatctcggagcgggcaaaatgtaccacgatcttaaggaacagtactggtggccgaatcttaagaaggacattgcaacttatgttggtaagtgtctgacttgctcgaacgttaaggccgaacatcagaggccttctgggttacttcaacaaccgaaaatcctacaatggaagtgggaaaggataacgatggatttcatcaccaagctaccaaagacggtgggcggatacgataccatttgggttatcattgaccatcttaccaaatctgcacacttcctagctatgaaggaaactgatacgatggagagacttgctcaattatacatcaaataggttgtatctcgtcatggtgtacctttatcgatcatctcggatcgcgatccccgttttgcttctagattttggcgttctttgcaagaagctatgggaacccgtttcgacatgagtactgcttatcacccacagaccgacgggcaaagcaagcgaacaattcagactttggaggacatgttgcgtgcatgtgttattgatttcggaaaggcctgggaaaggcatttgccactcgccgaattttcttacaacaacagttatcactcgagcattaatgccgcaccttttgaagcattgtatggccgcaagtgccgatctcctatttgttgggccgaagtaggcgaaaagcaaatcaccggacccaaggtagtacacgaaacaacggagaagattgctcagattcaagctagacttaagactgcccgcgatcgccaaaagagttatgccgatcttaaacgtaaagactttaaattcaacgtgggcgaccgtgtaatgttgaaggttgcaccttggaaaggtgtgattcgttttggaaaacgtggaaagttgaacccgcgatacattggtccttttgaaattttggagcgtgttggacccgttgcttaccatttggatctaccagcacaattgagctcagttcatcctaccttccacgtgtcaaacttgaagaagtgtcttgctgcacccgaacttatcataccacttgaagaacttactattgatgacaaactccacttcgtggaagagcctgttgaaattatggaccgtgaggtcaaaactttgaaatgcaacaagattccgatcgttcgagtatgatggaattccaaacgaggacctgagtttacctgggagcgacaggatcaaatgatgcagaagtatcctcaccttttcccgactcctccatctacctcagcttaaaatttcgggacggaattttctttaacaggtgggtaatgtaacgaccctggattttccaacgtttacttattaatatttattattaatacttgtgttttaatgaatgtatgttattacatttacttgttaccatgattaacttttgaatgcccaaaacgtctttgtgacacacatacttttcacgaataatatttttgaatattatttacattcatgattaagttttattaatcattttatttaactaaggattactagttaattacttgggcttatttatttaatttgttacttacatgcatacttgggctttatgattgtacatgggcttagaagcccaccctacacacttatatGGACTTGTTAGCCCATTACGACCATGCAAGTATTACTTAAAACTAAACTAGATGAATTAATGTAGTAAAGAATCTAGTTGCAACACAATTAGACCTAGTTCCCATGCAAGTAACCTTATAACCAACTTTTAAGTCTTTACATGCAATAAACTTGTGGACATTCCTCTTCCTCTTTCCCTTCCCAAAGCCATCGGCTGTTGTATCATGGGGAGTGGTTTTTGCTTTCAAAATTTGTTAACTTATTACTTGTATTCTCTCATTCACttcctcacttttacacacacttacttgcttccATTTTGTCTCAaaattttctctctttttctctcaaagattgtaagtaacttgaacttgtTTCTTCTCTTCTTTTCCTTGCTGAAACCGTAGCCTAGCACTCTCATCACCATCATCTTTTGTTTGTTGTTATTTGTCTTTGATTAtggtttacttacttgtagttattacttacatgttgttaagaaccaaactctttagtttgattcttcatattatcttgtatttacaagaacacacaagaacctaacttactagttatgttctacatttattgttttaaaagattgtaagttcatatgttgtaaaatcatacttttaattcattttagtaaacttaaagtttacttttcttaaagatcaagactttggcttgaatctttaaagtatgaacaacaatgaactagttacttgtttatttagtttattacttcattcttgcactttttaaattcatgaatcatgttgttgttagtcaagtgttactagttaactttgatctcatttttcttgaactaaagttaactttaaaagttcaagaacatggaagtataactttttagttataacttcttacacttgtgttagatttaacttaataactttagatctagacctttgggtcttggatcttcaagatctaactaagaactatgttctacatcttaagatcttgattagttagtttactttcaagtttgtagttcaatattacttttatatttcatgtatgtgttaaatctaagactttgatgtaactttggttcatcaaactacatacaacacttaattgagttgtgctacatatcttggacttgcacttgtgttattatggtcaaaacttggtaaagatgatgtaaacccatcaacgagttgtacacttgaagctatgtgcatcaaggatgagaaccatgatgaacatcaagcaccaagaacccactggaacctactgttttactgtttatgtctgatcagtacgacctgggctactgtaattttgatattcagttagctctgttcgagtagataatttttcgtttaagactcatcttaatccgagttacggtttaggatttatggccctccgagtgtcactatgtcttttaacgttgtgctgaaaattctgacctactcacacttaaaccgtcgccacggtcaatcgaaggcgagtttgcttctggaatttttaccacaactaaaggactcatatacggagccatggccactggtctcaccttatttcagtaggtatagaggccgtggtgactgaccgaattcagcctttgttttaaactcttttcatgaacgaaacttactttacaccttttgtttgatgatgaatgatgatgacctttaagacctaatttacatacatttaaacctattgggacgatttactgacttagtactatttgacttaggttgaggacttttcgtacctacgtacttgcttacttcccgactcgactttaccactactttaccactgtgagttatagcatccctttttactttaactattttgggaactgagaatacatgtgcattttacgttttacatactaggcacgagtacttaaactttatatatgtgtgggttatacaacggcataaacattccctttagctcggtaacgtttagtcattggtttttgaaccggtgaacgcgaatcttagatatggatccatagggtttgacatccccactcgggctagtcgcgctagcatttaacgagtgtttaatacttcgtaaacatacgcactcgccaagtgtactttcagggagttataaacgttaagttagttaccaagtgccaacggttaaacatatactttatcatactgttttgaaacactgctTGTAGcattaaaatctcgtggcctaccttacatactgttatacttaaactatagctcaccaacctttgtgttgaagtttttaagcatgtttttctccggtgcttaaggttgcttccgctgtgtactagtcttgctgtagacacccgctgctttagagatgtcactgcatgaacgtttatcttgcattcataaacattattacttttgaaactatgatttgtaatgacctatgggtcacatactattatccttgcttctattcattgaagcatactttggttgttaaacattgatgttggttaagacatcaccttttaccatgaatgcaaacgtattttgaaatagcatatagtgtttgaccttgtaatgatcctgttgttgatgattcatacacgatggttttgtacggggcatcacaatggtCAATACATCAACTTGACGTGAAAAATACTTTCTTACACGGGTCATTAAATGAAACAGTGTACATGCACCAACCAATGGGTTTTCTTGACTCGCAACATCCCGACCATGTTTGCCTCTTAAAGCGTTCTCTTTATGGCCTAAAATAGGCACCACGTGCATGGTACTAATGTTTTGCTGATTTTGTTTCTACTATCGGATTCATTCATAGCAAATGTGATCACTCTCTTTTCGTTTATCACAATGGGAATAATATTGTTAATCTTctactatatgttgatgacataattTTGACAACTTCATCCACAACATTACGTGATCACATTATTCATCTTCTAGCCAAGGAATTCGCTATGAAAGACTTAGGCCCTTTGAGTTTGTTTCTTGGTATTTCGGTAGCACGAAATGGTACAGGTCAGTTTCTCACTCAAGTGGCTTATGTACGTGACATTATAGAACGTGCAGATTTGCTTCATTGTAACCCGGTCAGCACCCCTGTCGACACTCTGGGCAAACAAAGCTCGGTAATTGACAAACCATACTCTAAACCGACACTATATCGTAGTCTAGCCGGGGCACTTCAATACTTAACCTTCACTCGCCCCGACATCTCCTATGCGGTTCAACAAGTTTGTCTCCATATGCACGCACTGAATGAAGCACATATGCACGCCTTGAAACACATCATACGCTACATCAAAGGTACAGCCTCTTACGGACTGCATATTTCAAAAAGTAACAGCTCATCCCTTGTTTCCTACACCGATGCCGATTGGGCGGGATGCTCTGACACCCGTCGATCCACCTCCGGGTATTGTGTTTATTTAGGCGATAACCTAATTTCATGGTCATCAAAAAGACAACGAATTGTATCACGTTCGAGTGCCGAGGCCGAATATAGGGGAGTTACGAATGTAGTTTTCGAAACATGTTGGTTGCGTAATCTACTTCTTGAATTTCACAAACCACTCGCTAAAGCAACGCTCGTTTATTGCGATAATGTAAGCGCAATTTATTTGTCTGGCAACCACGTCCAACACCAACGCAAAAAGCATATTGAGCTAGACATCCATTTTGTACGAGAGAAGGTGGCACGTGGTCACGTTCGGGTGTTGCATGTACCGACTAGATTTCAGATTGCCGACATCTTTACTAAAGGTTTACCACGTATTCTATTTGAAGAATTCAGACACAGTCTATGCCTTCGAGATTCGAACcccacaatatataaatataatatatttactgTAACATTACATGTCAATATTATAGTCACTGTCGATAGTATATGTACAAGTAAAGAGTCAATTGTATAGTACTGTAAAATAGAATAGTTAGTTCAGTTCAACTCACTTCCTTGTATATATATACTATCGACAGTGACTATAATATTGACATGTAATGTTACAGCAAATATATTCTATTTATATATTGTCTTATAGTGATATTCATCGATTTAAAGTGCTGGTAAACATTTGTTGTTGTATAAATTGACAAATAAGTGAGAAAGGAGATGTCAAAGGGAAAAATCTTCTTTTCGTATTttttgttgtaataatagagataatTAAAAAGTGATAAAAGGAGAAATAAATTGAAACAAGGGTGCTAGTGATTTTGTGTTATGGTGAAATGAGAGGATGTCGTTAAATTTGGAAGGAGGTAAATGAGTTGTGGAAGAAAAGAAGCTAAATTGACGAAAATACTCGCATGCTATGCATGTGACACAACTTTACGTAGTTTTTAACAGACGTTAGTTACATGGATTATAGGTGAAAATTTGCAAAACTACGAGGACAGTTCATGGACGAAAAATAATTTAGGGACTAAGCGCGTAATTTGTAAAAACCATAAGGATTGTCTACTAATTTTGTCTTATAACTATTACTCCGTATAATTACTAAAGCAAAGCAGAAAAACTCTATGGAATTATATATAGTTAACTATTTAAATATGTTTCATAATTGTGCTATCAAGAGTGCCTCTAAGAACCGCCTCCGTGGCACAATGGTTCAACCCCAATACCTTGAGTATTGGGTACAATTAAGGTCAGGGGTTCGATCCCTGACTATGTAAAAAGTCCGATAGGGAAGTTTTACCGACCCATATGACCCGATACACATGCAAGGGCGAAGCTTGAACGTTGCGTTTGGAGGTGCCAAATTTTGTTTAATGTGTGATATGTTTTAGCAAGAAAAAACGCTAACTTTTGTGGACAAAATTGCACATATTATACACAATTTAGGTGACAATATCGATCGTAATTGTACATCATCATATCTAAGTTAACTTCTTAAACTTTAGTTTTAAAATTGATTTCAAGGTTAAAATGCTCAAGAAATATGAAAGAATGAAGTAGATTATTGATGAAAACAAAATTTGCACGCCTTCACCATTTTCATCATATATTCTTCAAACGGACTCCGATTGAGTTGACTCAAAACCCCTAACGTCCGTAACTCAAAGGGCTACAAAATACCATTACTTACTGAAACTTTTGGAGGGGCGAGGGCCCCCTCCTGCCCCTAATAAGCTCCGCCTCTGTAACATGCCGTATGTATTGATGGATCGGGACTCTGTTATGCGGTTCGGGTTTCTGCCCGAAAACGCTTGTGCGCTTGGAAAATGATCGGGTGGGTGGTTCCCTTTCCCGTCAGTGATTACAAACTCGACTTTTAAAAAAAGTGTCTTTGATTGTTATCGTTAACACAGTATACAATTAAATAACTACTACTCCATGAGTTTAAAATTAATAATTCACTGATATTGAaagtagttttatatatgttaataAGCAACGTAAAAAAAGTTCTTTTTTATCACTTTTTTTTTAATATTCTGTTATGTACAAATGTTTTCCGATTATCACCCAAATTTGTCAATTCAGGCATCGTTAAGATTGTCACAAATATATATGTTATTACTATACATTGACACTCATTATTTTTTGTAGAATTTGTTAAATGTCGGTTTTAAGGACCGTCGTACGTATATCGAAAGTGTTTGTTTTTGCATTTTGAAAATTATTTATTCTTTTAAGTAATTAGAATTAGATTAGATAGTCAGCTGCATCAAACTTGTTATGCGTCATTGGTGTTTTGTTCGAATTAATTATGTTTTTTGATAttacaataatataataatttgtaTTTTAGTTATTACTCCGTAGTAAATCAAATTATGTTTTTTGATAtcacaataatataatattttgtatTTTAGTTATTGGTAAATCAAattatatgataatttaacatgtaATTAACGATGAAAATAGGCGAGAAGTGAAAAATGATTATCACATGTTGTAGTAATTGCATTTTATTTtcacgttttgaatttcttaaataACAATTTATTGATTTATATGTTTAACATGTCAAACTAttaattatttatgatttaaaactGCATTCTAATCGTAAACGGTAAATCTAATAGTAAATCTAAGCACCatacatttatatattaaaatcaaaAGTGATGGTGCAAAGAGTTTATTGTATATCCTTCATCTCATAATTGTTTGTTGACTTTAAAAGTCTTTCATTTTCAATTTTGACAATAAAATTATTTCTTTGTGTATTATAATATACTTGATGAAAGTTATATCAATGAAAACCCGTccaatttatttatataattttatcaaatattataaaacACAAATAaacatatttaaagtcaaagttgacaATTAAAGACTTTAAAAAGTCAATATTAGACACTTAGATGGGGGAGTAACatgaatatataaataaattaaacattactatatgtgacgacccggaaagttccgaccaaatttaaacttaatctttatatgtttccgacacgataagcaaagtcggtaatattgagtctcgaaaagttttgaactgtttcatatattcaattgaccttcgactattctcgacgattcacgaacaattgcgtgtaaataaatatgtaaataaatataaatataaatatatatatatatatatatatatatatatatatatatatatatatatatatatatatatatataataacttgaaataataaaatacaagttaATCATTAGAACTATAGAA
This window of the Rutidosis leptorrhynchoides isolate AG116_Rl617_1_P2 chromosome 7, CSIRO_AGI_Rlap_v1, whole genome shotgun sequence genome carries:
- the LOC139860415 gene encoding uncharacterized mitochondrial protein AtMg00810-like, with the translated sequence MKDLGPLSLFLGISVARNGTGQFLTQVAYVRDIIERADLLHCNPVSTPVDTLGKQSSVIDKPYSKPTLYRSLAGALQYLTFTRPDISYAVQQVCLHMHALNEAHMHALKHIIRYIKGTASYGLHISKSNSSSLVSYTDADWAGCSDTRRSTSGYCVYLGDNLISWSSKRQRIVSRSSAEAEYRGVTNVVFETCWLRNLLLEFHKPLAKATLVYCDNVSAIYLSGNHVQHQRKKHIELDIHFVREKVARGHVRVLHVPTRFQIADIFTKGLPRILFEEFRHSLCLRDSNPTIYKYNIFTVTLHVNIIVTVDSICTSKESIV